Proteins encoded within one genomic window of Triticum aestivum cultivar Chinese Spring chromosome 2D, IWGSC CS RefSeq v2.1, whole genome shotgun sequence:
- the LOC123055387 gene encoding nodulin homeobox isoform X5: protein MTSYFSSQWHELVHILLAHPKVDIFMDAAFDSLHEDMRLLSVRLSTLGTKAFPVGPFDSQLTYFICQQCEASLQFLLSLCQQKLFRDRILKNKELCRNGGILSLSFTILKLGVPEWLKGSTDIASSISRQKAKILSILLQLCESESISYLDEVATLPKSMQLGLEVLDLLKIAFGSKQKPAAGSHDKSYPVGSVLISALRLVDVFSDDSNFRSSFITNTIPFLTQILATPHDEFVSSWCSVDLPVMEDDANLDYDPVGAADLALLAASNMLTEAKVNYSCNFRSISMPSIQYAQTRTSCVVKIIANLHVFVPNICEEQERDLFLQKFQKYLLSESPKPSLDHPAADEITIVCTNLGSLSHYAKSLIPGNLLNEEDVQLLSDFSYKLQRWCKSQVGQRISQVAKSDVTSEMKVDLQPVQQPQPARASVPDPNMDGPPKQDVQNIEESMATPPMRQDGNARDETPRNRATTNGGVLQNSVGQNLIHLGVARTTSAGYPGPSTATSMEVPRCRSVDHFKTPEPTKESSLRDEDERQPSRRGKKRTIMNDGQVNEIENALVDEPEMHKNAASLQTWAEKLSGQGAEITSSQLKNWLNNRKAKLARIAKERGVPYEGEGADKSSTPANSQLGDSSESAGEESYLPPSRVLNALGLSNSKGSSRLVTPDSSEPSTQDMMTSRPFTRSLSFEPGRPVLLIDNEGNEIGRGEIFQVDGRAQGKSLAESHTCIIDVTELKVEKWRELPHPSEASGRTFQEAESRHGGVMRVAWDVVRLAPVAT from the exons GTTGATATCTTTATGGATGCAGCCTTTGATAGTCTGCACGAAGATATGAGGTTATTGAGTGTCAGGCTATCAACATTGGGCACCAAAGCCTTTCCTGTTGGCCCTTTTGACTCACAACTCACTTACTTCATATGCCAACAGTGCGAAGCATCATTGCAATTTCTTTTGTCATTGTGCCAGCAGAAGTTATTCCGAGATCGTATTTTAAAAAACAAG GAGCTCTGTAGAAATGGAGGTATACTGTCACTCTCATTCACGATATTGAAGTTAGGTGTTCCAGAATGGCTGAAAGGATCAACTGATATTGCTTCTTCCATTTCCAGACAGAAGGCTAAAATCCTTTCTATC TTGTTACAACTGTGTGAATCTGAAAGTATTTCTTACCTCGATGAAGTCGCCACTTTGCCAAAGAGCATGCAACTAGGGCTGGAG GTTCTTGATTTGCTGAAGATCGCATTTGGAAGTAAACAAAAACCTGCTGCCGGTTCCCATGATAAGAGTTACCCCGTGGGTTCTGTGCTTATCAGTGCATTGCGTCTCGTTGACGTCTTTTCTGATGATTCAAACTTTAGATCTTCCTTCATAACTAATACT ATTCCCTTTCTGACGCAAATTTTGGCGACTCCTCATGATGAGTTTGTCTCAAGTTGGTGCTCTGTCGATCTGCCAGTGATGGAAGATGATGCTAATCTGGATTATGATCCGGTTGGTGCAGCTGACCTGGCACTGTTAGCTGCTTCAAATATGCTGACTGAAGCGAAAGTTAACTATTCATGCAATTTTCGCTCTATCAGCATGCCTTCAATACAATATGCACAGACAAGAACATCCTGTGTGGTGAAAATAATAGCAAATTTGCACGTCTTTGTTCCAAACATATGCGAAG AGCAAGAAAGAGACCTCTTTCTTCAGAAATTTCAGAAATACTTATTATCAGAGAGTCCCAAGCCATCATTGGACCATCCAGCAGCTGATGAGATCACCATAGTTTGTACAAACTTGG GATCTTTGTCCCATTATGCTAAATCATTAATCCCTGGTAACTTGTTAAATGAGGAAGATGTGCAACTATTAAG TGATTTTTCTTATAAGTTGCAACGTTGGTGTAAATCGCAAGTTGGACAGAGAATATCGCAG GTGGCAAAAAGTGATGTCACATCAGAAATGAAGGTAGACTTGCAACCGGTGCAGCAGCCCCAGCCAGCAAGGGCTAGTGTTCCAGATCCCAATATGGATGGCCCTCCTAAG CAGGATGTGCAAAACATTGAAGAGTCTATGGCGACGCCCCCCATGAGACAAGATGGAAATGCTAGGGATGAGACTCCAAGAAACCGTGCCACTACAAATGGTGGGGTCCTGCAAAATTCAGTCGGTCAGAACCTAATCCATCTTGGCGTTGCGAGAACGACTAGCGCGGGCTATCCGGGTCCCAGTACTGCTACCAGCATGGAGGTCCCACGCTGCAGAAGTGTAGACCATTTCAAAACACCAGAACCTACCAAGGAAAGTAGTCTCCGGGACGAGGATGAGAGGCAGCCTAGTAGGAGAGGAAAGAAGCGAACTATCATGAACGACGGGCAGGTAAATGAAATTGAGAATGCTCTGGTTGATGAGCCCGAGATGCATAAGAATGCCGCTTCCCTTCAGACATGGGCAGAGAAGCTGAGTGGGCAG GGTGCAGAGATCACATCATCGCAACTAAAGAATTG GCtgaacaacagaaaagctaagctCGCTCGTATCGCGAAAGAAAGAGGAGTGCCATACGAGGGCGAGGGTGCTGACAAGTCATCTACACCAGCTAATTCTCAGTTGGGTGACTCCTCAGAGAGTGCCGGCGAGGAGAGCTATCTGCCGCCTTCAAGGGTGCTGAATGCTCTAGGCTTATCCAACTCCAAGGGCAGCAGCAGGCTGGTTACCCCAGACTCCAGCGAGCCAAGTACACAAGACATGATGACGAGCCGGCCGTTCACAAGATCATTGTCATTCGAGCCTGGCCGCCCCGTTCTGCTGATTGACAACGAAGGGAATGAAATCGGCAGGGGCGAGATCTTCCAGGTTGATGGCAGGGCCCAAGGGAAGAGCCTGGCGGAGAGCCACACCTGCATCATCGACGTCACCGAGCTCAAGGTTGAGAAATGGAGGGAACTCCCCCACCCTTCCGAGGCGTCGGGAAGAACATTCCAGGAGGCGGAGTCGAGGCATGGCGGCGTGATGAGGGTTGCCTGGGATGTTGTCAGGCTCGCTCCGGTGGCGACGTAG